A part of Chitinimonas koreensis genomic DNA contains:
- a CDS encoding alanine racemase has protein sequence MHGARIDIDLDRIEANTRRLVAACAAAGVAVAGVGKACCGAPAVARAMLRGGVAQLADSRLDNLERLRRGGIRAPLMLLRAPAPDEAERTVRLADLSLNSEPTTIARLAAAARAQGRRHGVVLMVDLGDLREGILPAEALRHAEAVLALDGVELLGLGANLACISGIQPTIDNLAGLADLAAELRRRLGIALPIVSGGNTFSLPLLEAGQLPAGINHLRLGASILLAAPPTPAGLHGALDPHAFTLGAPVIEDKIKPARPYGLAGEDAFGRRPSFDAVEDRPARRLILAIGREDVDPAGLAPCDARLRVVGASSDHLVVDATAAGEDYRLGAHVAFTPDYAALLAAMTSPYVDKRYLRDLPERPTLAGVALIDADDGGATAMDSPAAQLLEQGLAPALAAIGLALADPAPAGPGRSDSGPAAPLIEIAVGPESDLAAAGNPAVLPVRLGRQSGRRAHGRPGGEEEALLLFAGQADGVVAGDGWPAEHTLAVGLRDLFLPAGAATGELVLTMEDIDRHGLADCLPAAIARVRAGLRRLHLHFDLDVLAGAGLTCREAHLAMEIVHECGLPDSVSFGGVGPGAESAALVNGLLLSLLGRKVVKSRAACARLLEP, from the coding sequence ATGCACGGCGCCCGCATCGACATCGACCTCGACCGCATCGAGGCCAATACCCGCCGGCTGGTGGCCGCCTGCGCCGCCGCGGGCGTGGCGGTGGCCGGCGTCGGCAAGGCCTGTTGCGGCGCGCCGGCGGTGGCGCGCGCCATGCTGCGCGGCGGCGTGGCGCAGCTGGCCGATTCGCGGCTGGACAACCTCGAGCGGCTGCGCCGCGGCGGCATCCGCGCGCCGCTGATGCTGCTGCGCGCGCCGGCGCCCGACGAGGCCGAGCGCACCGTGCGGCTGGCCGATCTCAGCCTCAACAGCGAGCCGACCACCATCGCCCGGCTGGCCGCCGCCGCGCGGGCCCAGGGCCGCCGCCACGGCGTGGTGCTGATGGTGGACCTGGGCGACCTGCGCGAGGGCATCCTGCCGGCCGAGGCGCTGCGCCACGCCGAGGCGGTGCTGGCGCTGGACGGCGTCGAGCTGCTCGGGCTCGGCGCCAACCTGGCCTGCATCAGCGGCATCCAGCCGACCATCGACAACCTGGCCGGCCTGGCCGATCTCGCCGCCGAGCTGCGGCGCCGGCTCGGCATCGCGTTGCCCATCGTGTCGGGCGGCAACACCTTCTCGCTGCCGCTCCTGGAGGCGGGCCAGCTGCCGGCCGGCATCAACCACCTGCGGCTCGGCGCCTCGATCCTGCTGGCCGCGCCGCCGACGCCGGCCGGCCTGCACGGCGCGCTCGACCCGCACGCCTTCACGCTCGGCGCGCCGGTGATCGAGGACAAGATCAAGCCGGCGCGGCCCTACGGCCTGGCCGGCGAGGACGCTTTCGGCCGGCGGCCGTCGTTCGACGCGGTCGAGGACCGGCCGGCGCGCCGGCTGATCCTGGCGATCGGCCGCGAGGACGTCGACCCGGCCGGCCTCGCGCCGTGCGATGCGCGGCTGCGGGTGGTCGGCGCCAGCAGCGACCACCTGGTGGTCGACGCCACCGCCGCCGGCGAGGACTACCGGCTCGGCGCCCACGTCGCGTTCACGCCCGACTACGCGGCGCTGCTGGCGGCGATGACCTCGCCCTACGTCGACAAGCGCTACCTGCGCGACTTGCCCGAGCGGCCGACGCTGGCCGGGGTGGCGCTGATCGATGCCGACGACGGCGGCGCCACGGCGATGGATTCGCCGGCCGCTCAATTGCTCGAGCAGGGGCTGGCGCCGGCGCTGGCGGCGATCGGCCTGGCGCTGGCCGATCCCGCTCCCGCCGGGCCCGGCAGGTCGGACTCCGGTCCGGCGGCGCCGCTGATCGAGATCGCCGTCGGACCGGAGTCCGACCTGGCCGCGGCCGGCAACCCGGCCGTGCTGCCGGTGCGGCTGGGCCGGCAGAGCGGGCGCCGGGCCCATGGCCGGCCGGGCGGCGAAGAAGAGGCGCTGCTGCTGTTCGCCGGCCAGGCCGACGGCGTGGTGGCGGGAGACGGCTGGCCGGCCGAGCACACGCTGGCAGTCGGCCTGCGCGACCTGTTCCTGCCGGCCGGCGCGGCGACCGGCGAACTGGTGCTGACGATGGAAGACATCGACCGCCACGGCCTGGCCGATTGCCTGCCGGCCGCCATCGCCCGCGTGCGTGCGGGCCTGCGGCGGCTGCACCTGCACTTCGACCTCGACGTGCTGGCCGGCGCCGGGCTGACCTGCCGCGAGGCCCACCTGGCGATGGAGATCGTGCACGAGTGCGGGCTGCCGGACAGCGTGTCGTTCGGCGGTGTGGGGCCTGGGGCGGAGTCGGCGGCGCTGGTGAACGGCCTGCTGCTGTCGCTGCTGGGGCGCAAGGTGGTGAAGAGCCGGGCAGCCTGCGCTCGGCTTCTCGAGCCCTAG
- the surE gene encoding 5'/3'-nucleotidase SurE gives MRLRFILPALSLAGLAGPAFALNIVLSNDDGLSANVKALYAELKAAGHDVVVSVPCQNQSGKGASANFLTPITPLAKACRNAAAAVGAPGVGPIAGLTDFHYVDGTPVMATLYGIDVLAAARWNKAPDLVLSGPNEGQNTGSIVNSSGTVSNAQIAASRGLPAIAVSADTNTTDQDGLAAEAAKLTLKLVAALQARAGSGPLLPAGVALNVNFPKFEAGKSAALAWSFSRHGSYNAYNLKFVADLSQDPVAKAYGLGAYAYPGLSLYPPAAAPSAEQASDEAAVNAAGRIAVTAMQVGFEARPAAQQWLRLRLRDLLVQ, from the coding sequence ATGCGCCTTCGCTTCATCCTGCCCGCACTGTCGCTGGCCGGCCTCGCCGGCCCGGCCTTCGCCCTCAACATCGTGCTCAGCAACGACGACGGCCTGTCGGCCAACGTCAAGGCGCTCTACGCCGAGCTCAAGGCGGCCGGCCACGACGTGGTGGTGTCGGTGCCGTGCCAGAACCAGAGCGGCAAGGGCGCCTCGGCCAATTTCCTCACCCCGATCACCCCGCTGGCCAAGGCCTGCCGCAACGCCGCCGCCGCCGTCGGCGCGCCCGGCGTCGGCCCGATCGCCGGCCTGACCGACTTCCACTACGTCGACGGCACGCCGGTCATGGCCACCCTGTACGGCATCGACGTGCTGGCCGCGGCGCGCTGGAACAAGGCGCCCGACCTGGTGCTGTCCGGCCCCAACGAGGGCCAGAACACCGGCAGCATCGTCAACAGCTCGGGCACCGTCAGCAACGCCCAGATCGCCGCCTCGCGCGGCCTGCCGGCCATCGCGGTCAGCGCCGACACCAACACCACCGACCAGGACGGCCTGGCGGCCGAGGCCGCCAAGCTCACGCTCAAGCTGGTTGCGGCGCTGCAGGCCCGCGCCGGCAGCGGCCCGCTGCTGCCGGCCGGGGTGGCGCTCAACGTCAACTTCCCCAAGTTCGAGGCCGGCAAGTCGGCCGCACTGGCCTGGAGCTTCTCGCGCCACGGCAGCTACAACGCCTACAACCTGAAGTTCGTCGCCGACCTGTCGCAGGACCCGGTGGCCAAGGCCTACGGCCTCGGCGCCTATGCCTACCCGGGCCTCTCGCTGTACCCGCCGGCCGCCGCGCCGAGCGCCGAGCAGGCCAGCGACGAGGCGGCCGTCAACGCCGCCGGCAGGATCGCCGTCACCGCCATGCAGGTCGGCTTCGAAGCCCGCCCGGCCGCCCAGCAATGGCTGCGCCTGCGGCTGCGCGACCTGCTGGTCCAGTGA
- a CDS encoding DUF1456 family protein — protein MINNDVLRSVRYMLDISDARIGDIIRLAGYEASKADIVAFLKRDDEEGYRDCSDEVLAHFLDGLIFHRRGRDDSRPRLPVELPVYNNTVLKKLRVAFELKEEDILEIMSQAGFEVSKPELSAFFRKPDHKNYRRCGDQFLRNFLKGLTLRMRPSTR, from the coding sequence ATGATCAACAACGACGTGCTGCGCAGCGTGCGCTACATGCTCGACATCAGCGACGCCCGCATCGGCGACATCATCCGGCTGGCCGGCTACGAGGCGAGCAAGGCCGACATCGTCGCCTTCCTCAAGCGCGACGACGAGGAAGGCTACCGCGACTGCAGCGACGAGGTGCTGGCGCACTTCCTCGACGGCCTGATCTTCCACCGCCGCGGCCGCGACGACAGCCGGCCGCGGCTGCCGGTCGAGCTGCCGGTCTACAACAACACCGTGCTGAAGAAACTGCGCGTGGCCTTCGAACTCAAGGAAGAGGACATCCTCGAGATCATGTCGCAGGCCGGCTTCGAGGTCTCCAAGCCCGAGCTCAGCGCCTTCTTCCGCAAGCCCGACCACAAGAACTACCGCCGCTGCGGCGACCAGTTCCTGCGCAATTTCCTCAAGGGGCTGACCCTGCGTATGCGGCCTAGCACAAGGTAA
- a CDS encoding PAS domain-containing hybrid sensor histidine kinase/response regulator: protein MLVVDERGKIVLTNTQLDGLFGYAPGELTGLAIEQLVPAAVRARHVQLRGSFMAEGSTRQMGGGLTDLQGVRKDGSTFSVEIGLASLPALGGQGRCVCASVRDISERKRAEEEVRRAKEIAEDATRAKSEFLANMSHEIRTPMNAIIGMSHLALRTELDKKQRNYIEKVHRSAENLLGIINDILDFSKIEAGKMTIEHTDFRLEDVMDSFAGMVGLKAEDKGLELLFDTAPDVPTALTGDPLRLGQILINLGNNAAKFTEHGEIVVGIELASAEPDSVELHFRVRDTGIGMTPEQCERMFQSFSQADSSTTRKYGGTGLGLAISKRLAELMGGRIWVESELGKGSTFHFHARFGLQRDPAPRRMFKADELLGLRVLVVDDNASAREILSTMARSFGLEVDMAGSGPAALQSLSEAERKQLPYDLVLMDWKMPGMDGVETVLQMHAAAVGAVPSVIMVTAFGRDEAQEEAARKRVRLSSVLTKPVTPSTLLEAIGEALGKGQVAETRSAERDDRSAADMARLAGARLLLVEDNEMNRELASELLTLAAIEFTIAGNGREALDILARDAAYDGVLMDCQMPVMDGYTATREIRAQPRFARLPVIAMTANAMAGDREQALASGMNDHIPKPLHVASMFATMAKWIRPAAPRPPAAAPAAAPAASQPGRAALPPLPGIDQAAGLATSAGKPDLYRRMLLKFRESQQGFPQALAAALAADDRATAVRTAHTLRGTAGNIGALALAAAAAELEAACKQGLDRPALEPLIAAGCAELARVLEGIARIGQVEQAAPVAAVPLRQIERCRDQLKALLAASDTGSLDQLEALEALLAGRPAAAQLRKVADKIEAFDFDEALALLEALPLADRDGTPDLHADAGRGTMAPLTHPGISGP, encoded by the coding sequence ATGCTGGTGGTGGACGAGCGCGGCAAGATCGTGCTGACCAACACCCAGCTCGACGGCCTGTTCGGCTACGCCCCGGGCGAGTTGACCGGCCTGGCGATCGAACAGCTGGTGCCGGCCGCGGTGCGCGCCCGCCACGTGCAATTGCGCGGCAGCTTCATGGCCGAGGGCAGCACCCGCCAGATGGGCGGCGGCCTGACGGACCTGCAGGGCGTGCGCAAGGACGGCAGCACCTTCTCGGTCGAGATCGGGCTGGCATCGCTGCCCGCGCTGGGCGGCCAGGGGCGGTGCGTGTGCGCCTCGGTGCGCGACATCAGCGAGCGCAAGCGCGCGGAAGAAGAAGTGCGGCGCGCCAAGGAGATCGCCGAAGACGCCACCCGCGCCAAGAGCGAATTCCTGGCCAATATGAGCCACGAGATCCGTACCCCGATGAACGCCATCATCGGCATGAGCCACCTGGCCCTGCGCACCGAACTCGACAAGAAGCAGCGCAACTACATCGAGAAAGTCCACCGCTCGGCCGAGAACCTGCTGGGCATCATCAACGACATCCTCGACTTCTCGAAGATCGAGGCCGGCAAGATGACGATCGAGCACACCGACTTCCGGCTCGAAGACGTGATGGACAGCTTCGCCGGCATGGTCGGCCTCAAGGCCGAGGACAAGGGGCTGGAGCTGCTGTTCGACACGGCCCCGGACGTGCCGACGGCGCTGACCGGCGATCCGCTGCGGCTGGGCCAGATCCTGATCAACCTGGGCAACAACGCGGCCAAGTTCACCGAGCACGGCGAGATCGTGGTCGGCATCGAGCTGGCATCGGCGGAGCCGGATTCGGTGGAGCTGCATTTCCGGGTCCGGGACACCGGCATCGGCATGACGCCCGAGCAGTGCGAGCGCATGTTCCAGTCCTTCAGCCAGGCCGACAGCTCGACCACCCGCAAATACGGCGGCACCGGGCTGGGCCTGGCCATCTCGAAGCGGCTGGCCGAATTGATGGGCGGCCGCATCTGGGTGGAAAGCGAGCTGGGCAAGGGCTCCACCTTCCACTTCCACGCGCGCTTCGGCCTGCAGCGCGATCCCGCGCCGCGCCGCATGTTCAAGGCCGACGAGCTGCTCGGCCTGCGCGTGCTGGTGGTGGACGACAACGCCAGCGCGCGCGAGATCCTCTCGACCATGGCGCGCAGCTTCGGGCTGGAGGTGGACATGGCCGGCAGCGGCCCGGCCGCCCTGCAATCGCTGAGCGAGGCCGAGCGCAAGCAGCTGCCCTACGACCTGGTGCTGATGGACTGGAAGATGCCGGGCATGGACGGGGTGGAAACCGTGCTGCAGATGCATGCCGCCGCGGTCGGCGCGGTGCCCTCGGTCATCATGGTCACCGCCTTCGGCCGCGACGAGGCCCAGGAGGAAGCGGCCCGCAAGCGGGTGCGGCTGTCCTCGGTGCTGACCAAGCCGGTCACGCCCTCCACCCTGCTCGAAGCCATCGGCGAGGCGCTGGGCAAGGGCCAGGTGGCCGAGACGCGTTCGGCGGAGCGCGACGACCGCAGCGCCGCCGACATGGCCCGGCTGGCCGGCGCGCGCCTGCTGCTGGTCGAGGACAACGAGATGAACCGGGAACTGGCCAGCGAGCTGCTGACCCTGGCCGCCATCGAATTCACCATCGCCGGCAACGGCCGGGAGGCGCTCGACATCCTGGCGCGCGACGCGGCCTACGACGGCGTGCTGATGGATTGCCAGATGCCGGTCATGGACGGCTACACCGCGACCCGCGAGATCCGGGCGCAGCCGCGCTTCGCCCGGTTGCCGGTCATCGCGATGACGGCTAACGCGATGGCGGGCGACCGCGAGCAGGCGCTCGCCAGCGGCATGAACGACCACATCCCCAAGCCGCTGCACGTCGCCTCGATGTTCGCGACGATGGCGAAATGGATCCGCCCCGCCGCCCCCCGCCCGCCCGCCGCGGCGCCCGCCGCGGCGCCGGCGGCGTCGCAGCCGGGCCGCGCCGCGCTGCCGCCGCTGCCCGGCATCGACCAGGCCGCCGGCCTGGCGACCAGCGCCGGCAAGCCCGATCTCTATCGCCGCATGCTGCTCAAGTTCCGCGAATCGCAGCAGGGCTTCCCGCAAGCGCTGGCCGCGGCCCTGGCGGCGGACGACCGGGCGACCGCCGTCCGCACCGCGCACACCCTGCGCGGCACGGCGGGCAATATCGGCGCCCTGGCGCTGGCCGCGGCGGCGGCCGAGCTGGAAGCCGCCTGCAAGCAAGGGCTGGATCGCCCCGCGCTGGAACCGCTGATCGCAGCCGGCTGCGCTGAACTGGCCAGGGTGCTGGAGGGCATCGCCCGGATCGGGCAGGTCGAGCAAGCTGCGCCGGTGGCCGCCGTCCCGCTGCGGCAGATCGAACGCTGCAGGGACCAACTCAAGGCGCTGCTGGCGGCCAGCGATACCGGCTCGCTGGACCAGCTCGAAGCGCTGGAAGCGCTGCTCGCCGGCCGCCCGGCGGCGGCCCAGCTGCGCAAGGTGGCGGACAAGATCGAGGCGTTCGACTTCGACGAGGCCCTGGCGCTGCTCGAAGCACTCCCGCTCGCCGACCGGGACGGCACGCCGGACCTGCACGCGGACGCCGGCCGTGGAACAATGGCGCCCCTCACGCATCCAGGAATCAGCGGACCATGA
- a CDS encoding LysR substrate-binding domain-containing protein, which translates to MKRLPSFDALHTFSVVARARSMSRAADQLCLTQSAISRQIRQLEAHLGTALLLRQARGVELTAAGRDFLPAVEAAFDGLKRAVDRLAGQPADLKLKLPPTLALRWFMPRLPGFQLSHPGIGIRLSTAEFSRIHFEREDFDAAIVYAREAPAEALGAALFEERLVPVCTPALAERLHTPADLASEALIHLSPDHADWRAWLARHGASHPALEAGASFEAVDMALHVAGRGLGVAMADPLLIADDIAGGRLAAPFPAEPIDSGHAYWLACPRARQGEAAIEALHGWLREEIAATRAALAGLGFAGPAG; encoded by the coding sequence ATGAAACGCCTGCCCTCCTTCGATGCCCTGCACACCTTCTCGGTGGTCGCCCGCGCCCGCAGCATGAGCCGCGCTGCCGACCAGCTGTGCCTGACCCAGAGCGCCATCAGCCGGCAGATCCGCCAGCTCGAGGCCCACCTCGGCACCGCGCTCCTGCTGCGGCAGGCGCGCGGCGTCGAGCTGACCGCCGCCGGGCGCGACTTCCTGCCGGCGGTCGAGGCCGCCTTCGACGGCCTCAAGCGCGCGGTGGACCGGCTGGCCGGCCAGCCGGCCGACCTCAAGCTCAAGCTGCCGCCGACGCTGGCGCTGCGCTGGTTCATGCCGCGGCTGCCGGGCTTCCAGCTGAGCCATCCTGGCATCGGCATCCGGCTCAGCACGGCCGAGTTCAGCCGCATCCATTTCGAGCGCGAGGATTTCGACGCCGCCATCGTCTATGCGCGCGAGGCGCCGGCCGAGGCGCTCGGCGCCGCGCTGTTCGAGGAACGGCTGGTGCCGGTATGCACCCCGGCGCTGGCCGAGCGGCTGCACACGCCGGCCGACCTGGCGAGCGAGGCGCTGATCCACCTGAGCCCCGACCATGCCGACTGGCGCGCCTGGCTGGCGCGCCACGGCGCCAGCCACCCGGCGCTCGAAGCCGGCGCCAGCTTCGAGGCGGTCGACATGGCGCTGCACGTGGCCGGCCGCGGCCTGGGCGTGGCGATGGCCGACCCCTTGCTGATCGCCGACGACATCGCCGGCGGCCGGCTGGCGGCACCCTTCCCCGCCGAGCCGATCGACAGCGGCCACGCCTACTGGTTGGCCTGCCCGCGCGCGCGCCAGGGCGAGGCGGCGATCGAGGCGCTGCACGGCTGGCTGCGCGAGGAGATCGCGGCGACGCGGGCGGCGCTGGCCGGCCTGGGCTTTGCCGGGCCGGCCGGCTGA
- a CDS encoding ABC transporter substrate-binding protein, which yields MKPLSAIALLVAAALAGAAQAKEWKTIRIGLEAAYKPFTYKTPDGQLAGFDVDIARALCGQLAAQCSFVEQDWDGIITGLNANKFDAIVSSMDITEQRRRAVDFTDKYYKVPSRLIAGNAAGLDGSPGSLKGRRIGVLRGSSEERYARGVYAKAGATVSAYGSQNDAFLDLKAGRLDATLVNTVVGQNDFLKLAEGRAFRFVGPQVDDIAYFGPGAGIAVRKSDPELRDRLNEAIRAIRANGSYQAIARKYFDFDIYGK from the coding sequence ATGAAGCCCTTGTCCGCAATCGCCCTGCTCGTCGCCGCCGCCCTGGCCGGCGCGGCGCAGGCCAAGGAATGGAAGACCATCCGCATCGGCCTCGAAGCGGCCTACAAGCCGTTCACCTACAAGACGCCGGACGGCCAACTGGCCGGCTTCGACGTCGACATCGCCCGCGCGCTGTGCGGCCAGCTGGCGGCGCAATGCAGCTTCGTCGAGCAGGACTGGGACGGCATCATCACCGGCCTGAACGCCAACAAGTTCGACGCCATCGTGTCGTCGATGGACATCACCGAGCAGCGCCGCCGGGCGGTCGACTTCACCGACAAGTACTACAAGGTGCCGTCGCGGCTGATCGCCGGCAACGCCGCCGGCCTCGACGGCAGCCCAGGCAGCCTGAAGGGCCGCCGCATCGGCGTGCTGCGCGGCTCGTCCGAGGAGCGCTATGCGCGCGGCGTCTACGCCAAGGCCGGCGCCACCGTCAGCGCCTACGGCTCGCAGAACGACGCCTTCCTCGACCTCAAGGCCGGCCGGCTCGACGCCACCCTGGTCAACACCGTGGTCGGCCAGAACGACTTCCTCAAGCTGGCCGAGGGCCGCGCCTTCCGCTTCGTCGGGCCGCAGGTCGACGACATCGCCTATTTCGGCCCCGGCGCCGGCATCGCCGTCCGCAAGAGCGACCCGGAGCTGCGCGACCGGCTCAACGAGGCGATCCGGGCGATCCGCGCCAACGGCAGCTACCAGGCCATCGCGCGCAAGTATTTCGACTTCGACATCTACGGCAAGTAG